Part of the Polaribacter sp. Hel1_33_78 genome is shown below.
TTTAAATTCTTGTGAATTAATAGCAACAGAATCTAATTGAATAGTATCTTTTTTTACTTCAATAATTTTTGACCTAAAATCTTTAGATATTATTTGAGATTGGATTGAATATCCAACGAAAAGCAATATTAAAAAAAGGGTATTTTTATGCATATGTACGATATGTAAAGAACGCTAAAATTGTTTTTTTAATATACTTTATTATAATACTAGAAGAGAGATTGCTGTTTTACAGGGTTTTCATGAGCCAATAACCATTTTTTACGCCATATTCCGCCTGCATAGCCCGTTAAAGAGCCGTCAGAACCAATTACTCTGTGACAAGGAATAATAATCCAAAGTGGGTTTTTTCCATTCGCTGAAGCAACAGCTCTTATTGCTTTTACATCGCCTAAAGCCTTGCTTTGTTCTAAATAAGTTCTTGTTTTACCATATGGAATTTTAAGTAATTTTTTCCATACTTTTATTTGAAATGGTGTTCCTTTTGGATTTACAGTTAGGTTAAAGCTTTCCCTTTTTCCCTGAAAGTATTCTTCTAATTGCACTACACAATCTTGCAGGCAATATGGAGTTTTTGAGGATGTTTCTAGATCATCATCCAAGATAGAAACAGCTTGTATTCCGTTTTTATCTCCAACAATTTTGGCAGTTCCTATGGGTGTTTTGTAATATGTAGTTTCGGTTGAGTACATTAT
Proteins encoded:
- a CDS encoding methylated-DNA--[protein]-cysteine S-methyltransferase — translated: MYSTETTYYKTPIGTAKIVGDKNGIQAVSILDDDLETSSKTPYCLQDCVVQLEEYFQGKRESFNLTVNPKGTPFQIKVWKKLLKIPYGKTRTYLEQSKALGDVKAIRAVASANGKNPLWIIIPCHRVIGSDGSLTGYAGGIWRKKWLLAHENPVKQQSLF